In Candidatus Schekmanbacteria bacterium RIFCSPLOWO2_02_FULL_38_14, a single genomic region encodes these proteins:
- a CDS encoding 23S rRNA (uracil-5-)-methyltransferase RumA: MTKGIKSQFCECDNKRSFAIEEFVTKIEKLIYGGYGLGRVFDKAILVPKVIPEETVRVKVIQEKSGYYIGEAVEIIKPSKDRITPRCPYFYNCGGCDYQHIRYQAQLGFKEHILNETLKRVGGFKEFSVYPIIPSPEPFFYRLNAQLKISKTKEGIELGFFKKDSHKFIHINECIICRQEINGLINVFSQIDKDNLLNNLNYIEIIISNSTKKILLASSLNKINKSHMERLYSHIKEQEKNIDGFVINLKRKKVFSGKPYLFEEIEDTKYRVSSDSFFQVNYSLHDTLIKEIIKFVNPKKKDNIFDIYCGVGTFTIPISRKADSVFGIEESPSSINDAIFNKKSNKIKNCYFYNEKAEDGLLILENEGISCHTALINPPRAGCSEKMKKTLSSANPQKIIYLSCNPSTLARDISFFSKRGYKLSSVQPFDMFPQTYHIESLVKLEKNPL, translated from the coding sequence ATGACAAAAGGTATAAAGTCACAGTTTTGTGAATGTGATAATAAGAGGAGTTTTGCCATCGAAGAATTTGTAACAAAAATTGAAAAGCTTATTTACGGTGGTTATGGACTTGGAAGGGTTTTTGATAAAGCTATCCTTGTTCCAAAGGTAATTCCTGAAGAAACAGTAAGGGTTAAGGTAATACAGGAAAAGTCAGGCTATTACATTGGAGAGGCAGTCGAAATCATTAAACCTTCAAAAGACCGCATAACTCCAAGATGTCCTTATTTTTATAATTGCGGCGGTTGCGATTACCAGCACATCAGATACCAGGCACAGTTAGGCTTCAAGGAACATATCTTAAATGAAACATTAAAGAGGGTAGGGGGATTTAAGGAATTCTCAGTTTATCCAATCATCCCCTCTCCTGAACCATTTTTCTACAGATTAAACGCCCAGCTTAAAATTTCAAAAACAAAAGAAGGAATTGAACTCGGTTTTTTTAAAAAAGACTCACACAAATTTATTCACATAAATGAATGCATAATATGCCGGCAGGAAATCAATGGGTTAATTAATGTATTCAGTCAAATTGATAAAGATAACTTGTTGAATAACCTGAACTATATTGAGATAATCATCAGCAACTCAACAAAAAAAATACTCCTTGCATCATCACTAAATAAAATCAATAAAAGCCATATGGAAAGGCTTTATAGCCACATTAAGGAACAAGAGAAAAACATTGATGGCTTTGTTATTAATTTGAAAAGGAAAAAAGTTTTCTCAGGAAAGCCATATCTTTTTGAAGAAATTGAAGATACAAAATACCGGGTTTCCTCAGATAGCTTTTTTCAGGTAAATTACTCTCTCCATGATACGTTAATAAAAGAAATTATCAAATTTGTAAATCCAAAGAAAAAGGATAATATTTTTGATATATATTGCGGAGTGGGTACATTCACAATCCCAATATCCAGAAAAGCAGATTCTGTGTTTGGGATTGAAGAATCTCCTTCTTCAATAAATGATGCAATTTTTAATAAAAAATCTAATAAAATCAAGAATTGCTATTTTTATAATGAAAAAGCTGAGGACGGGCTTTTAATACTCGAAAATGAGGGAATATCCTGTCATACTGCCCTGATTAATCCTCCAAGGGCAGGTTGCAGTGAAAAAATGAAAAAAACATTATCCTCAGCTAATCCACAAAAAATCATATATTTATCCTGCAACCCTTCAACACTTGCAAGAGACATTTCGTTCTTTTCAAAAAGAGGCTATAAATTAAGCTCTGTCCAGCCTTTTGATATGTTTCCTCAGACATACCATATAGAATCTCTCGTAAAATTGGAGAAAAATCCGCTCTAA
- the frdB gene encoding fumarate reductase (part of three member fumarate reductase enzyme complex FrdABC which catalyzes the reduction of fumarate to succinate during anaerobic respiration; FrdAB are the catalytic subcomplex consisting of a flavoprotein subunit and an iron-sulfur subunit, respectively; FrdC is the cytochrome b-556 subunit; the catalytic subunits are similar to succinate dehydrogenase SdhAB): protein MADRTLSFSIFRYSPNIPGDKPKMQDYELQEMPHMTLYMALNKIREEQDATLQFDFVCRAGICGSCGMMVNGKIKLACKTMTKDLKKKITLMPLPTFKLIGDLSVDTGTFFMEMNKKTESWVHTSKKFNPDIEERMDNDSASKIYEADRCIECGCCIAVCETVNIHPEFQGAATINRVARFILDQRDERSPQQYFEVIGNEEGTFGCVGLMACDDFCPQEIPLQLQLAFVRRKMLKAGLGFKNL from the coding sequence ATGGCTGACAGGACATTGAGCTTTTCGATATTCAGATATAGTCCAAATATACCCGGGGATAAGCCGAAGATGCAGGACTATGAGCTTCAAGAAATGCCTCATATGACACTCTACATGGCTTTAAACAAGATTCGTGAGGAACAGGACGCAACACTACAGTTTGATTTTGTCTGCCGTGCAGGCATCTGCGGTTCTTGCGGAATGATGGTAAACGGTAAAATAAAACTTGCATGTAAAACCATGACAAAGGATTTAAAAAAGAAAATAACTCTGATGCCACTGCCTACATTTAAACTTATAGGAGATTTATCTGTTGATACAGGAACTTTTTTCATGGAAATGAACAAAAAGACTGAGTCATGGGTTCATACAAGTAAAAAATTTAATCCTGATATAGAAGAGCGAATGGATAATGATTCGGCTTCGAAAATATATGAAGCAGACAGGTGCATAGAGTGCGGTTGCTGCATTGCAGTCTGTGAAACTGTAAATATCCATCCGGAATTTCAGGGCGCTGCAACAATTAACAGAGTAGCAAGGTTTATTTTGGACCAAAGGGACGAAAGAAGCCCTCAGCAGTATTTTGAAGTGATTGGAAATGAAGAAGGAACATTTGGTTGCGTGGGGCTTATGGCTTGCGATGATTTCTGTCCGCAGGAAATACCTCTTCAGTTACAGCTTGCCTTTGTCCGCAGAAAGATGCTAAAGGCTGGTCTTGGATTTAAAAATCTGTGA